Proteins encoded within one genomic window of Tolypothrix bouteillei VB521301:
- a CDS encoding STAS domain-containing protein, producing MERIPILKMGNFLLVTIQVDMHDRLAMTLQDDLTNLIAQTRARGVLIDISALEIVDSFIGKILGTIARMSQVLDAQTVVVGMQPAVAITLVELGLSLTGIRTALNVEKGMAMLRSSVNETTNQFTATKCSADDDGED from the coding sequence ATGGAACGCATTCCCATACTCAAAATGGGCAATTTCCTGCTTGTGACGATCCAAGTGGATATGCACGATCGCTTGGCGATGACCCTACAGGATGACTTGACCAACCTTATTGCTCAAACTCGCGCTCGCGGTGTCTTGATCGATATTTCGGCATTAGAGATTGTTGATTCCTTCATTGGGAAAATTTTAGGTACTATTGCTAGAATGTCACAAGTGCTGGATGCTCAAACAGTGGTTGTTGGGATGCAGCCTGCTGTGGCAATTACCCTGGTGGAATTGGGGCTATCGCTGACTGGCATTCGGACTGCCCTCAACGTAGAAAAGGGAATGGCAATGTTGCGATCGTCAGTCAATGAAACCACAAATCAGTTCACTGCCACCAAATGCAGTGCAGATGACGATGGAGAAGACTGA
- a CDS encoding STAS domain-containing protein, whose amino-acid sequence MSESKIPEILEIFEADLLSEWTQELATVNIRKGLIKEAELKEECREFLSLFRIAVQQGKLTNIQAEEWQDVREILTSISRSRSQKGFTPSETATFVFSFKQPLFNRMRQQLKDPLELGEEIWLATSLLDQLGLLTMEVYQKTREEVILRQQEELMELSTPVVKLWEGILALPIIGVLDSARTQMMMESLLQKIVETGSEVAIIDITGVPTVDTLTAQHLLKTVTAARLMGADCMISGIRPQIAQTIVYLGIDLTDVITKATLADAFLTALKRLGVTITRSQPK is encoded by the coding sequence ATGAGCGAAAGTAAAATACCAGAAATCCTGGAAATCTTCGAGGCAGACCTGCTGTCGGAGTGGACTCAGGAGTTAGCTACTGTCAACATTCGCAAAGGCTTGATTAAAGAAGCTGAGCTAAAGGAGGAGTGCCGAGAATTCCTGAGCTTGTTTCGGATTGCCGTTCAGCAGGGAAAGTTGACTAATATTCAAGCAGAGGAATGGCAGGATGTGCGGGAGATACTGACCAGCATTTCTCGATCGCGATCGCAAAAAGGCTTTACACCGTCGGAAACAGCTACATTCGTCTTTTCGTTCAAGCAACCCCTCTTCAACCGAATGCGTCAGCAATTGAAAGACCCTCTTGAGTTGGGTGAAGAGATTTGGCTAGCCACAAGCTTACTGGATCAACTGGGATTGCTGACAATGGAAGTGTATCAAAAGACGCGGGAAGAGGTGATTTTGCGGCAGCAGGAAGAGTTGATGGAGTTGTCTACTCCAGTGGTTAAACTCTGGGAGGGAATTTTGGCATTACCCATTATCGGTGTCCTGGATAGTGCCCGCACTCAAATGATGATGGAATCTCTATTGCAGAAGATTGTCGAAACTGGGTCAGAAGTTGCGATTATTGACATTACCGGGGTTCCCACCGTCGATACCCTCACCGCTCAACATCTGCTTAAGACCGTTACTGCCGCACGGCTCATGGGAGCTGATTGTATGATCAGTGGTATTCGTCCTCAAATTGCTCAAACAATTGTTTATCTCGGCATTGATTTGACTGATGTCATTACGAAAGCAACCCTAGCCGATGCCTTTCTCACGGCGCTAAAACGTTTGGGAGTGACCATCACCCGCTCTCAACCCAAATAG
- a CDS encoding anti-sigma regulatory factor has product MKPQISSLPPNAVQMTMEKTETIEIQSSTDIVLVRQAVRQMSVEIGFSLVDQTKFVTAASELARNTLEYGGGGTVKLETLQEGRRRGLRLTFEDRGPGIADIDLALKDGFTTGSGLGMGLGGAKRLASEFEIQSVVGEGTRVTIVRWK; this is encoded by the coding sequence ATGAAACCACAAATCAGTTCACTGCCACCAAATGCAGTGCAGATGACGATGGAGAAGACTGAAACGATCGAAATTCAATCTTCTACAGATATAGTCTTAGTTCGGCAAGCCGTGCGCCAAATGAGCGTGGAAATTGGCTTTAGCTTAGTAGACCAAACTAAATTTGTGACTGCCGCAAGTGAGTTAGCCCGCAATACCCTAGAATATGGGGGAGGTGGCACAGTAAAGTTAGAAACGCTTCAGGAAGGAAGACGACGAGGACTGAGGCTGACCTTTGAAGATCGGGGACCGGGAATTGCCGATATCGATCTGGCGCTGAAGGATGGGTTCACCACGGGCAGCGGGTTAGGTATGGGACTCGGCGGTGCCAAACGACTTGCCAGCGAGTTTGAGATTCAGTCTGTGGTGGGAGAAGGAACGCGCGTAACAATTGTACGATGGAAATAA
- a CDS encoding Tll0287-like domain-containing protein: MLKYLKLRQKFTVLLLLILVVGLSVSGLALSTLLRQNATNEIASRALTLIDTMTSIREYTLTQIYPELSLKLEEKFLPQVVSAYSAREVFEILRKKPEYLDFFYKEAATNPTNLRDKADSFEANILERFRKEKDLKQVSGFRSLPGGDIFYISRPLSISQQACLQCHSTPEAAPKTMIDRFGEANGFGWHLNEIVAAQFVSLPASKVIEKAHQSSLLIVGFVCAVFLVVIFLVNIFLNQQVILPLKRITRIAEEVSTGHLEVDFEQVSYDEIGNLVKAFIRMKLSLEMAMKRIRRTHGFE; this comes from the coding sequence ATGTTAAAATACTTAAAATTAAGACAAAAATTTACAGTTTTGCTACTCTTAATTCTTGTAGTAGGTTTGAGTGTAAGTGGGCTGGCTCTTTCTACATTACTGAGGCAAAATGCAACAAATGAAATAGCCTCAAGAGCTTTAACACTCATTGATACAATGACTTCTATACGTGAGTACACACTGACCCAAATCTATCCAGAACTCTCTTTGAAACTGGAAGAAAAGTTTCTGCCCCAAGTGGTATCGGCATACTCAGCACGAGAAGTTTTTGAAATTCTCCGCAAAAAACCAGAGTATTTGGACTTCTTTTATAAAGAAGCAGCAACAAATCCTACAAATCTCCGGGATAAAGCTGATAGTTTTGAAGCCAATATTTTAGAACGTTTTAGAAAAGAAAAAGATTTAAAACAAGTAAGTGGATTTCGCTCACTTCCTGGTGGCGATATATTTTACATTTCCCGTCCGCTATCAATTAGCCAACAAGCTTGTCTTCAGTGTCACAGTACTCCTGAGGCTGCTCCGAAAACTATGATTGACCGTTTTGGAGAAGCTAATGGATTTGGTTGGCACTTAAATGAAATTGTAGCGGCTCAATTTGTATCTCTACCAGCCAGTAAGGTCATTGAAAAAGCTCATCAATCTTCTTTATTAATAGTAGGATTTGTCTGTGCTGTTTTTCTAGTCGTTATCTTTTTGGTGAATATCTTTTTGAACCAACAAGTTATTCTTCCTCTGAAGCGTATAACTCGTATTGCTGAAGAAGTGAGTACGGGACATTTGGAAGTTGACTTCGAGCAAGTTTCCTATGATGAAATTGGGAATCTTGTTAAAGCTTTTATAAGAATGAAATTAAGTTTAGAAATGGCAATGAAAAGAATTAGGCGTACTCATGGTTTCGAGTAA